One genomic window of Paraburkholderia phytofirmans PsJN includes the following:
- a CDS encoding DNA topoisomerase IB yields MAATSTPIQRRPERTDDDSAKQPTPAVMPPGLRHADDTKPGITRQREKDGFAYFDVAGKRIVDEDEIKRINALAIPPAYESVWICPDARGHIQATGRDARGRKQYRYHPRWRETRDADKYERMAEFGRALPKIRARVARDLNLPGMPCDKVVAAIVQLLDTTLIRIGSVEYARDNQSYGLTTLRKKHVKIEAGQLRFKFRGKSGIEHDVTVNNPRIKRIVRRCAELPGHDLFQYLDEDGTRRTVGSADINDYLRRASGADFTAKDYRTWAGSVYALAALRRLMCSSAAEARRHIVATVKDVAALLRNTPAVCRRCYIHPAVISSFEADELQRLAPGQSRRGLRVDEVALATLLAQAEKRATKLARQAGAKGRKARESAVTESIDGSITSLLKKSRVVRKAAAAKVDAKSGAQAARRAAAPRVAGTRAAGASRAVKQTAP; encoded by the coding sequence ATGGCTGCCACCTCCACCCCGATTCAACGCCGCCCTGAACGCACGGACGACGACAGCGCGAAACAGCCGACGCCCGCCGTCATGCCGCCGGGTTTGCGCCATGCCGACGACACGAAACCCGGTATCACGCGTCAGCGTGAAAAAGACGGCTTCGCGTATTTCGACGTGGCGGGCAAACGCATCGTCGATGAAGACGAAATCAAACGCATCAACGCGCTTGCCATTCCGCCGGCGTATGAAAGCGTGTGGATCTGTCCGGATGCGCGCGGCCATATCCAGGCGACGGGCCGCGATGCGCGCGGCCGCAAGCAATACCGCTATCACCCGCGCTGGCGCGAAACGCGCGACGCGGACAAATACGAGCGCATGGCCGAGTTCGGCCGTGCATTGCCCAAGATCCGCGCCCGTGTCGCGCGCGATCTAAATCTGCCGGGCATGCCGTGCGACAAAGTCGTCGCCGCGATCGTGCAGTTGCTCGACACAACGCTGATCCGGATCGGCAGCGTGGAATACGCGCGCGATAACCAGTCGTACGGTTTGACGACGCTGCGCAAGAAGCACGTGAAAATCGAAGCCGGCCAGTTGCGCTTCAAGTTTCGCGGCAAGAGCGGCATCGAGCACGACGTGACGGTGAACAATCCGCGCATCAAACGCATCGTGCGACGTTGCGCCGAATTGCCGGGCCACGACCTGTTCCAGTATCTCGACGAAGACGGTACGCGCCGCACCGTCGGCTCTGCCGATATCAACGACTATCTGCGTCGCGCGAGCGGCGCGGATTTCACGGCCAAGGACTATCGCACGTGGGCCGGCAGCGTCTATGCGCTGGCCGCGCTGCGTCGCCTGATGTGCAGCAGTGCGGCGGAAGCGCGCCGTCATATCGTCGCGACCGTGAAGGACGTGGCGGCGTTACTGCGCAATACGCCGGCCGTGTGCAGGCGTTGCTACATCCATCCCGCCGTGATCAGCTCGTTCGAAGCGGACGAATTGCAGCGTCTGGCGCCAGGGCAATCGCGCCGCGGGCTGAGAGTGGATGAAGTCGCCTTGGCCACGCTGCTCGCGCAAGCGGAGAAACGCGCGACGAAGCTCGCGCGGCAGGCCGGCGCGAAAGGCCGCAAGGCGCGCGAATCGGCCGTGACGGAAAGCATCGACGGTTCGATCACGAGTTTGCTGAAGAAGTCGCGCGTGGTGCGCAAGGCCGCAGCCGCAAAGGTTGATGCGAAGTCCGGTGCGCAAGCCGCACGGCGCGCGGCCGCGCCGCGGGTTGCGGGCACGCGCGCGGCGGGTGCATCACGTGCAGTGAAACAGACCGCACCTTGA
- a CDS encoding PRC-barrel domain-containing protein, giving the protein MVNQTQTQAGMRQDQGARIVGKGSATAEGPGPDVMAAATLDGNKVLSSDGEDIGKIKDIMLDVGSGRVAYAVLSSGGFLGIGDKLLAIPWHALTLDTGRKCFVLNMTAERVKNAPGFDKDHWPSMADQTWATSVHQYYGSEPYWGRDSTVRRDDYGVGDIPPASSDAPEAGGLKL; this is encoded by the coding sequence ATGGTGAACCAGACACAAACGCAAGCCGGCATGCGACAGGATCAAGGCGCCCGGATCGTCGGCAAAGGCAGCGCGACCGCGGAAGGCCCCGGCCCGGACGTGATGGCCGCCGCCACGCTCGACGGCAACAAGGTGCTCAGCAGCGACGGCGAAGATATCGGCAAGATCAAGGACATCATGCTCGATGTCGGCTCGGGCCGCGTTGCGTATGCCGTGCTCTCGAGCGGCGGCTTTCTCGGCATCGGCGACAAGCTGCTCGCCATTCCATGGCACGCATTGACGCTCGATACCGGCCGCAAATGCTTCGTGTTGAACATGACCGCGGAGCGCGTGAAGAACGCACCGGGCTTCGACAAAGACCATTGGCCGTCCATGGCGGACCAGACTTGGGCCACGTCCGTGCACCAGTACTACGGCAGCGAACCCTATTGGGGCCGCGACTCGACGGTGCGTCGCGACGACTACGGCGTGGGCGACATTCCGCCCGCGTCGTCGGACGCGCCGGAGGCTGGCGGCCTGAAGTTGTAA
- a CDS encoding DUF3175 domain-containing protein, protein MATRKKSTSKSKHPVSRGKSGRPPRQRHAQAHAAHRAKSPQKWSHHVMETSDAMDIEHDVFKTGSAESIAQSLKRSSTKSRRRKGTPFQSAMSMLNFYINRAGRNLPKARRDTLQQAKRKLREAFGRAP, encoded by the coding sequence ATGGCCACCCGAAAAAAATCCACCAGCAAGTCCAAACACCCGGTCTCGCGCGGCAAGTCGGGCCGGCCGCCGCGCCAGCGGCATGCCCAGGCGCACGCGGCGCATCGCGCCAAAAGCCCGCAGAAGTGGTCGCATCACGTAATGGAAACCAGTGACGCGATGGATATCGAGCACGATGTGTTCAAGACCGGCAGCGCGGAGTCGATCGCGCAATCGCTCAAACGGTCGTCCACGAAAAGCCGCCGCCGCAAAGGCACGCCGTTTCAGTCGGCCATGTCGATGCTGAACTTCTATATCAATCGTGCCGGCAGGAACCTGCCGAAGGCGCGCCGTGACACCTTGCAGCAGGCCAAGCGCAAGCTGCGCGAAGCATTCGGACGCGCGCCTTGA
- a CDS encoding cation:proton antiporter, which produces MHETLWFLIVGAVLVFMGLAATTLQRLPVSAAMFYLAFGYFLGPPGVGLLRLDMIADAHLLRIVTEVALLVSLFAIGLRLRLGMLEKLWTVPLRLGFLAMLATIPLLMLFGVYVLHLGWGPALLLAAILAPTDPVLAHDVQVHNPGDHDLLRFALSGEGGLNDGIALPFAMLGLALCAAPAAEARDLFNLALVGGIVWGVAGAIAIGGALGWATTHAVTWLRTRHAQALGLEGFFALGLIVLSFGAAQLAHTYGFLAVFAAGVAMRRVEHRASGGQSPRETIGTVDSEDVDATAANPSKAHAYMTESVLGFTIELERIAEVAVMAMVGNVLATIHAPLFTWQTVALSAALFVLVRPVSVELSLLGSSATATQRRLMSWFGIRGIGSFYYLAYALENRATADVAPLVPLTLAVIAASVVIHGVSATPLMSWYRRLRSGEG; this is translated from the coding sequence ATGCACGAAACTTTGTGGTTTCTCATCGTCGGCGCCGTGCTCGTCTTTATGGGCCTCGCGGCAACGACACTGCAGCGGCTGCCTGTTAGCGCCGCCATGTTCTATCTCGCGTTCGGCTACTTTCTCGGGCCGCCCGGTGTCGGCCTGTTGCGCCTCGATATGATCGCCGACGCGCATCTGCTGCGTATCGTCACCGAAGTCGCGCTGCTCGTCTCGCTGTTCGCCATCGGCCTGCGGCTTCGGCTCGGCATGCTCGAAAAACTCTGGACCGTGCCGCTGCGTCTCGGCTTTCTTGCGATGCTCGCGACCATTCCGCTCTTGATGCTGTTCGGCGTGTATGTCCTGCATCTCGGTTGGGGGCCGGCCTTGCTGCTGGCCGCGATCCTCGCGCCGACCGATCCGGTATTGGCCCACGACGTACAAGTGCACAACCCCGGCGACCACGACCTGCTGCGCTTCGCGCTTTCCGGCGAAGGCGGACTGAACGACGGCATCGCGCTGCCCTTCGCTATGCTGGGCCTCGCGCTATGCGCGGCACCCGCCGCCGAAGCGCGCGATCTGTTCAACCTGGCGCTCGTGGGCGGCATCGTGTGGGGCGTGGCGGGCGCAATCGCGATCGGCGGGGCGCTCGGCTGGGCCACGACTCACGCGGTGACATGGCTGCGCACCCGGCACGCGCAGGCACTCGGACTCGAGGGTTTCTTCGCGCTTGGTTTGATCGTGCTGTCGTTCGGCGCCGCGCAGCTCGCGCATACGTATGGATTTCTGGCGGTGTTCGCAGCCGGCGTCGCGATGCGCCGTGTCGAACACCGCGCGAGCGGCGGCCAGTCGCCTCGCGAAACCATCGGCACCGTCGATTCCGAAGACGTCGACGCGACCGCGGCCAATCCAAGCAAAGCGCACGCGTATATGACGGAGTCGGTGCTCGGCTTCACGATCGAGCTCGAACGCATCGCCGAGGTTGCCGTCATGGCAATGGTCGGCAACGTGCTCGCCACGATACATGCGCCGCTCTTCACGTGGCAGACCGTCGCGCTGAGCGCGGCGCTGTTCGTGCTCGTGAGGCCGGTATCGGTGGAGCTGTCGCTGCTCGGGTCGAGTGCGACGGCGACGCAGCGCCGTTTGATGAGCTGGTTCGGCATACGCGGCATCGGTTCGTTTTACTACCTGGCGTACGCGCTCGAAAATCGCGCTACCGCGGACGTCGCTCCGCTCGTGCCGCTCACGCTGGCGGTGATCGCGGCGTCGGTGGTGATTCACGGCGTTTCGGCGACACCGTTGATGAGCTGGTATCGCCGGTTACGCAGTGGTGAAGGTTAG
- a CDS encoding FUSC family protein: MTPPDDSRRAARTSAANSLFAFLKSLPLGERLIEGSFMAVQAVAGASLAVAISRLLHTEQSFWAAITAIAVSQHSYVDTRNLSRDQFIGAMVGGLCGLLGATFGAGYFAAYAATVGVAIALCWVLNVGSAARLGGITATIMLLVPGMGPAWDKALMRLGEVTLGTICALLVAFLMSWIEHRWFGKPGKL, translated from the coding sequence ATGACCCCACCCGACGATTCCCGCCGCGCGGCACGGACGAGCGCCGCCAACTCGCTGTTTGCCTTTCTCAAGTCGTTGCCGCTCGGCGAGCGCCTGATCGAAGGCAGCTTCATGGCCGTGCAGGCGGTCGCCGGCGCAAGCCTCGCGGTCGCCATCAGCCGCCTGCTGCATACCGAGCAGAGCTTCTGGGCTGCCATCACGGCAATCGCGGTCAGCCAGCACAGCTATGTCGACACCCGCAACCTGTCGCGCGATCAATTCATCGGCGCGATGGTCGGCGGCTTGTGCGGGCTGCTGGGCGCCACGTTCGGCGCCGGCTATTTCGCGGCCTATGCGGCCACGGTGGGTGTGGCGATCGCCCTGTGCTGGGTCCTGAACGTCGGCAGCGCAGCGCGTCTGGGCGGCATCACGGCGACGATCATGCTGCTGGTGCCGGGCATGGGACCCGCGTGGGACAAAGCCCTCATGCGCCTCGGCGAAGTGACGCTCGGCACGATCTGCGCGTTGCTGGTGGCCTTCCTGATGTCGTGGATCGAGCATCGCTGGTTCGGCAAACCAGGCAAGCTTTAG
- a CDS encoding cupin domain-containing protein, whose amino-acid sequence MDTLSRLLDLARPQASLDLRCLLSGAFDIDHGPLEAGIAPFHLVLDGACVVETADGTQRELRTGDFMLFPRGAAHRVRDVQRSAVTAPLTQSHDGMLPLRRNDGSDSHDSLDSARIAADLDLLCGRFVYSPGSSALLLNALPDPFHVSLSGMETLDSLQTVIALMRSEAERRQAGALAIVTALSHALLAIALRVHGEQNAAASGVLALLADARLGASVQAMLSAPERAWTIAELGDLAAMSRATYARHFNERASMTVMDFLTQIRMTIACDLLRRTQRSAAEIGEAVGYQSEAAFGKAFQQSVGVPPGRYRRRPQENDGAETG is encoded by the coding sequence ATGGATACGCTCAGCCGACTGCTCGATCTCGCCCGGCCTCAGGCCAGCCTCGACCTGCGTTGCCTGCTCTCGGGCGCGTTCGATATCGACCATGGCCCGCTGGAAGCGGGTATTGCGCCGTTTCATCTGGTGCTGGACGGCGCATGCGTCGTCGAAACCGCCGACGGCACGCAGCGTGAGTTGCGCACCGGAGACTTCATGCTGTTTCCGCGCGGCGCGGCGCATCGTGTGCGCGATGTGCAGCGCTCGGCCGTCACGGCACCCTTGACGCAAAGCCATGACGGCATGCTGCCGTTGCGACGCAACGACGGCAGCGACAGCCACGATAGCCTCGATAGCGCGCGCATCGCCGCCGACCTTGATCTTCTGTGCGGCCGCTTCGTCTATTCGCCGGGTTCGTCGGCCTTGCTGCTGAACGCGCTGCCCGATCCGTTCCATGTCTCGCTGAGCGGCATGGAAACGCTGGACTCGCTGCAAACGGTGATCGCGCTTATGCGCAGCGAGGCCGAACGGCGCCAGGCGGGCGCGCTCGCCATCGTCACGGCCTTGAGCCACGCGCTGCTCGCGATCGCGCTTAGGGTGCACGGCGAGCAGAACGCGGCGGCTTCAGGCGTGCTCGCATTGCTTGCCGACGCGCGCCTCGGCGCTTCCGTGCAGGCCATGCTGAGCGCGCCCGAACGGGCGTGGACCATTGCCGAACTCGGCGACCTCGCCGCCATGTCGCGCGCCACTTACGCACGCCATTTCAACGAGCGCGCGAGCATGACGGTGATGGACTTTCTCACGCAGATCCGCATGACCATCGCGTGCGATCTGCTGCGCCGCACGCAGCGCAGCGCAGCCGAGATCGGCGAGGCGGTCGGTTATCAATCGGAAGCCGCCTTCGGCAAGGCGTTTCAGCAAAGTGTCGGCGTGCCGCCGGGACGCTATCGGCGTCGTCCGCAAGAGAACGATGGGGCGGAAACTGGCTAA
- a CDS encoding carboxymuconolactone decarboxylase family protein — translation MLNWIDYRQELFGRIGEIAKLSPDTVRGYQALSSAGQKKDLLGAKTRELIALGVAVSLRCDGCITVHTAEALKHGATREEIAEALGVAVAVNAGAAMVYSARTIDAAAAYAEQAAAE, via the coding sequence ATGTTGAACTGGATCGATTACCGTCAAGAACTGTTCGGCCGTATCGGCGAGATCGCCAAGCTGTCGCCGGATACCGTCAGGGGCTATCAGGCGCTCTCGAGCGCCGGTCAGAAGAAGGACCTGCTCGGCGCCAAGACGCGCGAACTGATCGCGCTCGGGGTGGCGGTCAGCCTGCGATGTGACGGCTGTATTACCGTGCACACCGCCGAAGCGCTCAAGCACGGCGCGACGCGCGAGGAAATCGCCGAAGCGCTGGGCGTGGCGGTGGCCGTCAATGCCGGGGCCGCGATGGTGTACTCGGCCCGTACGATCGATGCCGCCGCGGCATATGCGGAGCAGGCGGCCGCGGAATAA
- a CDS encoding aldo/keto reductase yields the protein MRYNQLGRTGIFVSELCLGTMTFGGGGGIWKQIGDLQQADAERLVGRALDAGINFIDTADVYSEGLSEQITGQALKNLKVPRDKVVVATKVFGQTGEFPNARGASRYHIIDGVKASLKRLQLDHVDLYQIHGFDPATPIEETMRALDTLVQHGHVRYVGVSNWAAWQIVKALGISERLGLARFETLQAYYTLAGRDLERELAPMLRSEGLGLMVWSPLAGGLLSGKYGREQQGEAGSRRTTFDFPPVDRERAYDCIDVMRGIAEAKQVSVAQIALAWLLHQRVVTTVIVGAKKVEQLDDNIAATAVSLTADELAKLDQVSTLPAEYPGWMLERQGEPRRKQLEEARHPAA from the coding sequence ATGCGATACAACCAGTTGGGCCGTACCGGGATATTTGTTTCAGAGCTATGTTTGGGCACGATGACCTTCGGCGGCGGCGGGGGCATCTGGAAGCAGATCGGCGATCTGCAGCAGGCTGACGCGGAGCGGCTGGTCGGCCGGGCGCTCGATGCGGGCATCAATTTCATCGACACAGCCGACGTCTACTCGGAGGGCCTGTCCGAACAGATCACGGGCCAGGCGCTGAAAAACCTCAAGGTGCCGCGCGACAAAGTCGTGGTGGCCACCAAGGTCTTCGGCCAGACGGGCGAGTTTCCCAATGCGCGCGGCGCCTCGCGCTATCACATCATCGACGGTGTGAAGGCGAGTTTGAAGCGTCTGCAACTCGATCACGTCGACCTGTATCAGATTCACGGCTTCGATCCCGCTACGCCTATCGAGGAAACCATGCGCGCGCTCGACACGCTGGTGCAGCACGGCCACGTGCGCTACGTGGGCGTGTCGAACTGGGCCGCGTGGCAGATCGTCAAGGCGCTCGGCATTTCCGAGCGCCTCGGGCTCGCGCGCTTCGAAACACTGCAGGCGTATTACACGCTGGCGGGCCGCGACCTCGAACGGGAACTCGCGCCGATGCTGCGCAGCGAAGGCCTCGGCCTGATGGTGTGGAGTCCGCTCGCGGGCGGCTTGCTGAGCGGCAAATATGGACGTGAGCAGCAAGGCGAGGCGGGCAGCCGCCGCACGACGTTCGATTTTCCGCCCGTCGATCGCGAGCGTGCTTATGACTGCATCGACGTGATGCGCGGCATCGCCGAGGCGAAGCAGGTGTCGGTCGCGCAGATCGCGCTCGCGTGGCTGCTGCATCAGCGGGTGGTGACCACGGTGATCGTCGGCGCGAAGAAGGTCGAGCAACTCGACGACAATATCGCCGCGACCGCCGTCTCGCTCACCGCGGACGAGCTTGCGAAGCTCGATCAGGTCAGCACGCTGCCCGCGGAATATCCGGGCTGGATGCTGGAGCGGCAAGGCGAGCCGCGCCGCAAGCAGCTTGAAGAGGCGCGGCATCCGGCGGCGTAG